A genomic region of Oryza glaberrima chromosome 1, OglaRS2, whole genome shotgun sequence contains the following coding sequences:
- the LOC127785525 gene encoding uncharacterized protein LOC127785525: protein MDEWEELARTVPATLMQVGSGMEAVRKIQVAHRKIQGRAGLMRNIRFGMPAAIAMSLFDDPAPVGVCPTVTLEEARCEISRGAARHAMADHVFVRYVELLGIQHEPPCTSRDTHHREAIRFTAMALEKVREAASLAEAAKDAVDIAETLLPQPDLKTEWALAAQDLAERADYEATQALEFVKRARDVVALEFFDTWTILRRGRARSAEMKEWRELALKVPGTIMLIGDAELETLELIQAAVSKFQKHVELLQEVRHGTATATAVDNFTDPDPEGALPTELLENARRGMSKSAVRHAKAHHIFARYAAFLGIQGDEEYRSWDSKHQEAAGSMVAALKKVIDAVSDAEAAKDAVAMVGILPYQCPLWELWALRAQNQTSLSSFNATLAILDVRQAREAFFVEVLRAWLILRRYGSLQLLDDSASLWSSSTPA from the coding sequence atggacGAGTGGGAGGAGCTGGCGCGGACAGTGCCGGCGACGCTCATGCAAGTCGGCTCCGGGATGGAAGCCGTCAGGAAGATCCAGGTCGCCCACAGGAAGATCCAAGGGCGCGCTGGTTTGATGCGCAACATACGCTTCGGGATGCCGGCGGCCATCGCCATGAGCCTCTTCGACGACCCGGCCCCCGTCGGAGTCTGCCCCACCGTGACCCTCGAGGAGGCCCGCTGCGAGATCTCGCGGGGCGCCGCTCGCCACGCGATGGCCGACCACGTCTTCGTTCGCTACGTCGAGCTCCTCGGCATCCAGCACGAGCCGCCGTGCACCAGCAGGGACACCCACCACCGGGAGGCCATCCGCTTCACCGCCATGGCCCTGGAGAAGGTCAGGGAAGCCGCGTCGCTTGCAGAGGCGGCCAAGGACGCCGTCGACATCGCCGAGACGCTCCTCCCGCAGCCCGACCTGAAGACGGAGTGGGCGTTGGCGGCCCAGGACCTCGCGGAACGCGCCGACTACGAAGCCACCCAGGCGCTGGAGTTTGTGAAACGGGCGCGCGACGTCGTCGCTCTCGAGTTCTTCGACACCTGGACGATTCTGCGTCGCGGGAGAGCTCGATCGGCGGAGATGAAGGAGTGGAGAGAGCTAGCGCTGAAAGTGCCGGGAACCATCATGCTCATCGGCGACGCCGAGCTGGAAACCCTCGAGTTGATCCAAGCCGCCGTCAGCAAGTTCCAGAAGCATGTCGAGTTGCTGCAAGAGGTACGCCATgggacggcgacggccaccGCCGTCGACAACTTCACCGACCCGGACCCCGAGGGAGCCTTGCCCACCGAGCTCCTCGAGAACGCACGCCGCGGGATGTCCAAGAGCGCCGTTCGCCATGCGAAGGCCCACCACATCTTCGCTCGCTACGCCGCGTTCCTCGGCATCCAAGGCGACGAGGAGTACCGCAGCTGGGACAGCAAGCACCAGGAAGCCGCCGGCAGCATGGTCGCGGCGCTGAAGAAAGTCATCGACGCCGTCTCGGATGCTGAGGCAGCCAAGGACGCCGTCGCCATGGTCGGGATCCTCCCCTACCAGTGCCCGCTGTGGGAATTGTGGGCGTTGAGGGCGCAGAACCAGACCTCCTTGTCCTCCTTCAACGCCACCCTCGCGATACTAGACGTGCGACAGGCGCGCGAGGCCTTTTTTGTGGAGGTCTTACGCGCCTGGTTGATTCTGCGTCGCTATGGATCTCTTCAACTCCTGGATGATTCTGCATCGCTCTGGAGTTCCTCGACGCCTGCATGA
- the LOC127760421 gene encoding uncharacterized protein LOC127760421, with translation MEKPQREQMVLMVPELLLVVATSEGALASIELACNLLDSIEFDVLVDIAHGVPFNTTGGGEQPLYMGGGCGGRGGGWRSFSFGVPMDSTGGGEGSFSVDAPAYEPFTFGVPMDTSGGGVEHTGGDGAATNVAADHKGHKAGIDYWANTLASAFATDGPLNSAHREITRLITLHGVAAHLLIRCLELHDFPHGDEAAWQRWWEHHDAFVPRAHDALLRLSSATSASAAAEDFLRLRSALSPGRNDWPSEAKQLVRDARRDIGEARDAVILMRDAAVREFFETWMILKRSQASR, from the coding sequence ATGGAGAAACCGCAGCGCGAGCAGATGGTGCTGATGGTGCCGGAACTTCTCCTGGTCGTCGCCACCTCGGAAGGAGCCCTCGCCAGCATCGAGCTCGCCTGCAACCTGCTTGACAGCATCGAGTTCGATGTCCTCGTCGACATCGCGCATGGCGTCCCCTTCaacaccaccggcggcggcgagcagccgtTGTACATGGGTGGCGGgtgcggcggccgcggtggcggctggcgcaGCTTCAGCTTCGGTGTCCCCATGGATAGCACTGGTGGTGGCGAGGGCAGCTTCAGCGTGGACGCCCCCGCTTACGAGCCGTTCACCTTCGGCGTCCCCATGgacaccagcggcggcggcgtcgaacacaccggcggcgacggggcggccACCAATGTCGCCGCTGACCACAAGGGGCACAAGGCCGGCATCGACTACTGGGCCAACACCCTCGCCAGCGCGTTCGCCACCGACGGGCCGCTCAACTCCGCCCACCGCGAGATCACGCGCCTCATCACGCTCCACGGCGTGGCCGCCCACTTGCTGATCCGATGCCTCGAACTCCACGACTTCCCgcacggcgacgaggcggcgtgGCAGAGGTGGTGGGAACACCACGACGCCTTCGTCCCCCGCGCCCACGACGCGCTCCTGAGGCTGAGCTCCGCCACgtcggcctccgccgcggccgaggaCTTCCTCCGCTTGAGATCCGCCTTGTCCCCTGGCCGGAACGATTGGCCGTCGGAGGCGAAGCAGCTCGTGCGCGACGCCAGGCGCGACATCGGCGAGGCGCGGGACGCGGTGATCCTGATGCGCGACGCCGCTGTGCGCGAGTTCTTCGAGACCTGGATGATCCTGAAACGATCGCAGGCCAGCCGCTAA
- the LOC127757905 gene encoding probable glucuronosyltransferase Os01g0157700: MFLGMDSEERSKKRLRLWSRAVVHFSLCFAIGVFAALLPLAATGATSIDSIRASFRPTVAATPPVPELDLLLIVTVTRPDDDDDDGMSQEASLTRLGHTLRLVEPPLLWIVVGAENTTATARAVNALRGTRVMFRHLTYAAENFTGPAGDEVDYQMNVALSHIQLHRLPGVVHFAAASSVYDLRFFQQLRQTRGIAAWPIATVSSADQTVKLEGPTCNSSQITGWYSKDSSSNITETTWDSSSNTTQTTWDSSSNKTQTTTLAALDTNASKQNSSSGPPEINMHAVGFKSSMLWDSERFTRRDNSSTGINQDLIQAVRQMMINDEDKKRGIPSDCSDSQIMLWHLDMPRHTPKIEQATPEKESLTKGDEEESHDMTLDNVVAKTEEHETVEKENLMTGDEKGSRDMMLDNVVAKIEEQETPEKENLTKGEEKESHDMMLDNVVAKIEEQETPEKENLTKGDEKESHDMMLDNVVAKIDEQETTEKESLTKGDEKESHDMMLDNVVAKIEEQETPEKESLTKGDEKETHDMMLDNVVAKIEEQETPEEGKTKEG; the protein is encoded by the exons ATGTTTCTGGGAATGGACTCGGAAGAGAGGTCCAAGAAGAGGCTGCGGCTATGGAGCAGAGCCGTCGTCCACTTCTCCCTCTGCTTCGCCATCGGCGTCTTCGCCGCGCTcttgccgctcgccgccaccggcgccacgTCGATCGACAGCATCCGCGCCTCGTTCCGGccaacggtggcggcgacgcctcCCGTTCCGGAGCTCGACCTCTTGCTGATCGTCACCGTCACGcggccggacgacgacgacgacgacggcatgTCCCAGGAGGCGTCGCTGACGAGGCTCGGCCACACGCTGCGTCTCGTcgagccgccgctgctgtgGATCGTCGTCGGAGCCGAgaacacgacggcgacggcgagggcggtcAACGCGCTGCGTGGCACCAGAGTCATGTTCCGGCATCTCACCTACGCCGCCGAGAACTTCACCggccccgccggcgacgaggtagaCTACCAGATGAACGTGGCGCTGTCTCACATCCAGCTGCACCGGCTGCCCGGCGTCGTGCACTTCGCCGCCGCTTCCAGCGTCTACGACCTTCGCTTCTTCCAACAGCTCAGGCAAACTCG GGGCATTGCAGCATGGCCAATAGCTACTGTGTCATCAGCAGATCAGACAGTAAAATTAGAGGGACCGACCTGTAACTCATCTCAAATCACAGGTTGGTACTCAAAGGACTCAAGCAGCAATATAACAGAGACAACCTGGGACTCAAGTAGCAACACAACACAGACAACCTGGGACTCAAGCAGCAACAAAACACAGACAACCACTCTGGCTGCACTAGATACCAATGCAAGCAAGCAAAACTCAAGCTCTGGACCTCCTGAAATAAACATGCACGCAGTCGGATTTAAGAGCTCAATGCTATGGGATTCAGAGAGGTTCACCCGCAGGGATAACTCATCAACAGGCATAAATCAG GATTTAATCCAAGCTGTACGACAAATGATGATCAATGATGAGGACAAGAAAAGGGGAATCCCTTCTGATTGTTCTGATTCACAGATAATGCTGTGGCACCTTGACATGCCAAGGCATACCCCAAAAATTGAACAGGCGACTccagagaaggaaagtctaaCGAAGGGTGATGAAGAGGAATCCCATGACATGACACTAGACAATGTTGTGGCAAAAACTGAAGAACATGAGACTGTAGAGAAGGAAAATCTAATGACGGGTGATGAAAAGGGATCCCGTGACATGATGCTAGACAATGTTGTGGCAAAAATTGAAGAACAAGAGACTCCAGAGAAGGAAAATCTAACGAAGGGTGAGGAGAAGGAATCCCATGACATGATGCTAGACAATGTTGTGGCAAAAATTGAAGAACAAGAGACTCCAGAGAAGGAAAATCTAACGAAGGGTGACGAAAAGGAATCCCATGACATGATGCTAGACAATGTTGTGGCAAAAATTGACGAACAGGAGACTacagagaaggaaagtctaaCAAAGGGTGACGAAAAGGAATCCCATGACATGATGCTAGACAACGTTGTGGCGAAAATTGAAGAACAAGAGACTccagagaaggaaagtctaaCGAAGGGTGATGAAAAGGAAACTCATGACATGATGTTAGACAATGTTGTGGCGAAAATTGAAGAACAGGAGACTCCAGAGGAAGGCAAGACTAAGGAAGGGTGA
- the LOC127757943 gene encoding cell number regulator 8: MGAADDANHRHEEASPLLPPGGGGAGAGGKKLHQSPPPSPPEAAKCCADGVPVVMGEPLGAPAPPRESWNSGVLSCLGRNDEFCSSDVEVCLLGSIAPCVLYGSNVERFAARPGTFANSCLPYTGLYMLGNALFGWNCIAPWFSHHTRTAIRRRYNLEGSFEAFTKQCGCCHGLVEDEGNREHLEVACDLATHYFCHPCALCQEGRELRRRVPHPGFNGRSVLVMTPPKEQTMGRGM; encoded by the exons ATGGGCGCGGCCGACGACGCCAACCACCGCCACGAGGAGGCCAGCCCCCTCCTGccaccgggcggcggcggcgccggcgccggcggcaagaAGCTCCACCAGTCTCCGCCTCCATCGCCTCCGGAGGCAGCCAAGTGCTGCGCCGATGGAGTCCCCGTCGTTATGGGCGAGCCGCTCGGGGCACCCGCACCGCCGCGGGAGAGCTGGAACTCGGGGGTGCTCTCCTGCCTCGGCCGCAACGACGAGTTCTGCAGCAGCGACGTCGAAGTGT GTCTTCTTGGAAGCATAGCACCATGTGTGCTGTATGGTAGTAATGTTGAGAGGTTTGCAGCCAGACCAGGAACTTTTGCAAACAGCTGCTTGCCTTACACTGGCCTCTATATGCTTGGGAATGCTCTCTTTGGGTGGAACTGCATAGCCCCATGGTTCTCTCATCACACTCGTACAGCTATTCGTCGACGATACAATCTTGAG GGTAGCTTTGAGGCTTTCACTAAGCAATGTGGGTGCTGCCATGGCCTTGTTGAGGATGAGGGGAACCGTGAGCACCTGGAGGTTGCCTGCGACCTTGCAACTCACTACTTCTGTCACCCTTGTGCGCTCTGCCAGGAGGGACGCGAGCTGCGGCGCAGGGTCCCCCATCCTGGCTTCAACGGGCGATCTGTCTTGGTCATGACGCCACCAAAGGAGCAGACTATGGGTCGTGGCATGTGA
- the LOC127757914 gene encoding importin subunit alpha-2, which yields MADDSASPSPSSASPLQHHREALKSSVRNTAASRRREQAIAIGKERREALIRAKRVCRAPISGSDEAEMEEGDMVVDEEKACLEAKTAHAVEELKSALSIQGKGVQKKKIEALRDLRRLLSQPEVPLVDTAIKAGAVPLLVQYLSFGSSDEQLLEAAWCLTNIAAGEPEETKSLLPALPLLIAHLGEKSSTLVAEQCAWAIGNVAGEGAELRSTLLAQGALRPLTRLMFSSKGSTARTAAWAMSNLIKGPDPKAANELITIDGVLNAIIASLEKEDEELATEVAWVVVYISALSDRGISLIVRSSVPQLLIGRLFSSENLQLLIPVLRGLGNLIAADDYMVDSVLTVGNNIIDQALSGLIKCLKSDNRVLRKESSWALSNIAAGSSEHKKLIFASEATPVLIRLVTSAQFDIRREAAYTLGNLCVVPTGNCELPKIIVEHLVAIVDGGALPGFIHLVRSADVDTAGLGLQFLELVMRGYPNKQGPKLVEMEDGIEAMERFQFHENEQMRNMANGLVDEYFGEDYGLDE from the exons ATGGCCGACGACAGcgcctccccgtcgccgtcctcggcctcgccgcTCCAGCACCACCGCGAAGCCCTCAAGTCGTCAG TGCGCAACACGGCAGCTAGCCGGAGGCGGGAACAAGCTATTGCGATTGGGAAGGAAAGACGGGAAGCCTTGATCCGTGCAAAGCGTGTGTGTCGAGCTCCAATTTCTGGCAGTGATGAAGCTGAAATGGAAGAGGGTGATATGGTGGTCGATGAGGAGAAAGCATGTCTTGAGGCAAAGACTGCTCATGCTGTTGAAGAATTGAAATCTGCTTTGTCAATCCA GGGGAAAGGCgttcagaagaagaagatagaggcGCTTCGTGATTTGAGACGCTTGTTGTCACAGCCTGAAGTACCTCTAGTTGATACTGCAATTAAAGCTGGAGCAGTCCCTCTTTTAGTGCAATATCTATCCTTTGGATCATCAGATGAGCAG TTGCTAGAGGCAGCTTGGTGCCTTACAAACATAGCAGCTGGGGAACCAGAAGAAACAAAATCCTTGCTGCCTGCTCTACCATTGCTTATTGCTCACCTTGGTG AAAAGAGCTCCACACTTGTTGCCGAGCAATGTGCATGGGCCATTGGTAATGTTGCTGGTGAAGGAGCAGAGCTGAGAAGCACATTACTTGCACAAGGTGCTTTGCGGCCTCTTACCCGTTTAATGTTCTCCAGTAAAGGTTCTACAGCAAGAACTGCTGCTTGGGCTATGTCAAATCTCATCAAG GGGCCTGATCCAAAGGCTGCAAATGAGCTTATTACCATTGATGGCGTGCTAAATGCAATTATAGCGAGCTTGGAAAAGGA GGACGAAGAGTTAGCAACTGAGGTGGCATGGGTTGTGGTCTATATTTCAGCACTTTCAGACAGAGGTATTAGCTTAATAGTAAGAAGTTCTGTGCCTCAGCTGCTGATAGGACGACTGTTCTCATCTGAGAACTTGCAGTTGCTGATCCCA GTGCTTCGTGGTTTGGGAAATCTTATTGCCGCTGATGACTACATGGTTGATTCAGTCCTAACTGTTGGAAACAATATCATTG ATCAAGCATTGTCAGGTCTTATAAAATGTTTGAAGAGTGATAACAGGGTTCTCAGAAAG GAGTCATCATGGGCATTGTCAAATATAGCAGCAGGCAGTTCTGAGCACAAGAAACTGATTTTTGCCAGTGAGGCCACGCCTGTGCTGATACGCCTTGTCACCAGCGCGCAATTTGATATTCGCAGGGAAGCAGCATACACCCTAGGAAATCTGTGTGTTGTCCCTACTGGAAATTGCGAACTCCCAAAGATAATCGTGGAACATCTAGTCGCTATCGTAGATGGTGGAGCCCTTCCAGGATTTATACACTTGGTCAGGTCTGCTGATGTAGATACCGCAGGGCTTGGTCTTCAGTTCCTAGAACTG GTGATGAGGGGGTATCCCAATAAGCAAGGCCCAAAGCTTGTGGAAATGGAGGACGGCATTGAGGCCATGGAGAGGTTTCAATTCCACGAGAACGAGCAGATGAGGAACATGGCCAATGGTTTGGTCGACGAATACTTCGGTGAGGATTATGGCCTCGACGAGTGA
- the LOC127757933 gene encoding protein THYLAKOID ASSEMBLY 8, chloroplastic-like — MASLLSLPRLTLTPTPRANPGRRSARPTPASITCGPRDNRGPLQRGRSLSTEAILAVQSLKRLTSSDRSPAAAAAAASTSLGRLLKGDLLAAMAELQRQGHWSLALAALHVARAEPWYRPDPALYATFVSSSPATEDGAAAVDALVEAFLEEKERGGGFVDGEEDVYKLTRLVRALVAKGRARAAWRVYEAAVRMGGCEVDEYMYRVMARGMKRLGFEAEAAEVEADLREWEARISPPARDVLDEMRARERSSTTAA, encoded by the coding sequence ATGGcgtccctcctctccctcccgcgTCTCACTCTCACCCCGACCCCACGCGCGAACCCCGGCCGCCGCAGCGCCCGCCCCACGCCGGCGAGCATCACCTGCGGCCCGCGCGACAACCGCGGCCCGCTCCAGCGCGGCCGCTCCCTCTCCACGGAGGCCATCCTCGCCGTGCAATCCCTCAAGCGCCTCACCTCCTCCGACcgctccccggccgccgccgccgccgcggcctcgacctccctcggccgcctcctcaagggcgacctcctcgccgccatggccgagctcCAGCGCCAGGGCCACTGgtccctcgccctcgccgcgctccaCGTCGCCCGCGCCGAGCCCTGGTACCGCCCCGACCCGGCCCTCTACGCCACGttcgtctcctcctcgccggccaccgaggacggcgccgccgccgtggacgcgCTCGTGGAGGCGTTCCTGGAGGAGAAGGAGCGGGGCGGCGGGTTcgtggatggggaggaggacgtGTACAAGCTGACGCGGCTGGTGCGCGCGCTGGTGGCGAAGgggagggcgcgcgcggcgtggaGGGTGTacgaggcggcggtgaggatGGGAGGCTGCGAGGTGGACGAGTACATGTACAGGGTGATGGCGAGGGGGATGAAGCGGCTGGGCttcgaggcggaggcggcggaggtggaggcggaccTCCGGGAGTGGGAGGCCAggatctcgccgccggccagagacgtgctcgacgaaatgcgcgcgcgagagaggagCAGCACAACTGCGGCTTAA
- the LOC127757922 gene encoding serine carboxypeptidase II-1 codes for MAEAAVLLAAILLALHPLPMSLSAAAGGDGGGGDSGTAEAAADRITALPGQPRVNFSMYSGYVTVDAAAGRALFYWLIEAADPASAPLVLWLNGGPGCSSVGYGASEELGAFRINPDGRSLYLNPYPWNRVANMLFLDSPAGVGYSYSNTTSDLLTAGDNKTAHDSYAFLVNWLERFPQYKYRDFYIAGESYGGHYVPQLSQLVYRNNKDVEKPILNFKGFMVGNAVIDDYHDYVGTFEYWWTHGLISDDTYQKLQVACDFESSAHASEACNKIYEVAEAEQGNIDAYSIYTPTCKKTSFLKRRLIRGNLPWLPRGYDPCTEKYSTKYYNLPEVQKAFHANVTGIPYAWTTCSDDLFYYWKDSPRSMLPIYRELIAAGLRIWVFSGDADSVVPLTATRYSIDALYLPTVTNWYPWYDDEEVAGWCQVYQGLTLVTIRGAGHEVPLHRPRQALKLFEHFLQDKPMPQPLHSIQSF; via the exons ATGGCGGAGGCCGCCGTGCTCCTGGCCGCCATCCTACTGGCGCTGCACCCTCTCCCCAtgtccctctccgccgccgccggcggcgacggcggcggaggtgacaGTGGCACGGCCGAGGCGGCCGCGGACCGAATCACGGCCCTGCCGGGGCAGCCACGGGTCAACTTCTCCATGTACTCCGGGTACGTCAccgtcgacgcggccgccgggcGCGCGCTCTTCTACTGGCTCATCGAGGCCGCCGACCCGGCGTCCGCGCCGCTCGTGCTCTGGCTCAACGGCGGGCCCGGGTGCTCCTCCGTCGGGTACGGCGCCTCCGAGGAGCTCGGCGCGTTCCGGATCAACCCCGACGGGAGGTCGCTCTACTTGAACCCCTACCCCTGGAACAGAG TGGCCAACATGCTGTTCTTGGACTcccccgccggcgtcggctACTCCTACTCCAACACCACCTCCGATCTGTTGACTGCTGGTGATAACAAGACAG CTCATGATTCATATGCTTTCTTGGTGAATTGGTTGGAACGGTTTCCGCAGTACAAGTACCGTGATTTCTACATCGCAGGCGAGAGCTATGGAG GGCACTATGTCCCTCAGTTGTCTCAGCTAGTGTACCGGAATAACAAAGACGTTGAAAAGCCTATCCTAAACTTTAAAGGCTTTATG GTTGGAAATGCGGTAATCGATGATTACCATGACTACGTTGGCACATTTGAGTACTGGTGGACACACGGGCTGATATCTGATGATACATATCAGAAGCTGCAGGTGGCCTGTGATTTTGAATCATCTGCGCACGCATCAGAAGCATGTAACAAGATTTATGAAGTGGCTGAGGCTGAACAAGGGAACATTGATGCATACAGCATCTACACGCCTACCTGTAAAAAAACTTCATTTCTCAAACGCAGGTTAATAAGGGGTAACTTG CCATGGTTGCCTAGAGGATATGATCCCTGCACTGAAAAGTACTCTACGAAGTACTACAACCTACCAGAAGTGCAAAAGGCATTTCATGCCAATGTCACTGGAATACCGTATGCTTGGACCACCTGCAG TgatgacttattttattattggaAAGATTCACCAAGATCCATGCTTCCTATTTACCGTGAGCTGATTGCGGCTGGTCTAAGAATATGGGTTTTCAG CGGCGACGCTGATTCTGTAGTCCCCCTCACTGCGACAAGATACTCCATTGATGCACTTTATCTACCTACTGTCACTAACTGGTATCCTTGGTATGATGATGAGGAG GTTGCTGGTTGGTGTCAAGTGTATCAAGGTTTGACACTGGTGACGATCCGAGGAGCGGGGCATGAAGTTCCTCTCCATCGTCCACGGCAAGCCTTAAAACTCTTTGAGCATTTCCTACAAGATAAGCCCATGCCTCAGCCTTTACATAGCATTCAATCCTTTTAG
- the LOC127754349 gene encoding lectin-like isoform X1, which translates to MGASPSREEAPSNSSFSGNGNAMAVASSASSPGSNQAQSKRAPALHMFQEIVAEKDFTASSLEDQIYTGIFLAGKTKKYWVDERTRNNCFMLFPRGLSITWSEDPRFWTWKPLKEGSSDADTDTQIEVPSLQNVCWLEIHGKLELSYLTPGVHYEVLFEVMLIDPAYGWSVPVNLQLKFPDGTVQQRKENLEEKIRMKWLELKVGEVKTQQGQKGEIEISMFEYDGGLWKRGLLIKGIKILPKQ; encoded by the exons ATGGGGGCATCGCCGTCGAGGGAAGAGGCGCCTTCCAACTCTTCTTTCTCTGGGAACGGCAACGCCATGGCGGTGGCAAGCAGCGCTTCCAGTCCTGGTAGCAACCAGGCCCAATCAAAGAGAGCACCAGCTCTTCACATGTTCCAAGAGATTGTTGCCGAGAAGGATTTTACTGCATCTTCACTGGAAGATCAGATCTACACCGGCATCTTCTTGGCAGGGAAAACAAAG AAGTACTGGGTGGATGAGAGAACTAGGAACAACTGCTTCATGCTGTTTCCCAGAGGCTTGTCCATCACTTGGAGTGAAGACCCCAGATTCTGGACTTGGAAACCTCTGAAAGAAGGAAG CAGTGATGCTGACACTGACACCCAGATCGAAGTGCCGTCGCTGCAGAACGTCTGCTGGTTAGAGATCCATGGGAAGCTTGAACTGTCCTATCTTACACCAGGAGTTCACTATGAGGTTCTCTTTGAAGTAATGCTTATTGATCCTGCATACGGGTGGTCTGTCCCAGTGAACCTTCAGCTCAAGTTCCCTGATGGAACAGTCCAGCAGCGTAAAGAGAATCTTGAGGAGAAGATCAGGATGAAATGGCTAGAGCTCAAGGTCGGGGAGGTGAAAACCCAGCAGGGGCAGAAGGGAGAGATTGAGATATCAATGTTTGAGTATGATGGTGGGCTGTGGAAGAGAGGGCTACTAATCAAGGGAATCAAGATTCTCCCAAAACAATGA
- the LOC127754349 gene encoding lectin-like isoform X2, which translates to MGASPSREEAPSNSSFSGNGNAMAVASSASSPGSNQAQSKRAPALHMFQEIVAEKDFTASSLEDQIYTGIFLAGKTKKYWVDERTRNNCFMLFPRGLSITWSEDPRFWTWKPLKEGSDADTDTQIEVPSLQNVCWLEIHGKLELSYLTPGVHYEVLFEVMLIDPAYGWSVPVNLQLKFPDGTVQQRKENLEEKIRMKWLELKVGEVKTQQGQKGEIEISMFEYDGGLWKRGLLIKGIKILPKQ; encoded by the exons ATGGGGGCATCGCCGTCGAGGGAAGAGGCGCCTTCCAACTCTTCTTTCTCTGGGAACGGCAACGCCATGGCGGTGGCAAGCAGCGCTTCCAGTCCTGGTAGCAACCAGGCCCAATCAAAGAGAGCACCAGCTCTTCACATGTTCCAAGAGATTGTTGCCGAGAAGGATTTTACTGCATCTTCACTGGAAGATCAGATCTACACCGGCATCTTCTTGGCAGGGAAAACAAAG AAGTACTGGGTGGATGAGAGAACTAGGAACAACTGCTTCATGCTGTTTCCCAGAGGCTTGTCCATCACTTGGAGTGAAGACCCCAGATTCTGGACTTGGAAACCTCTGAAAGAAGGAAG TGATGCTGACACTGACACCCAGATCGAAGTGCCGTCGCTGCAGAACGTCTGCTGGTTAGAGATCCATGGGAAGCTTGAACTGTCCTATCTTACACCAGGAGTTCACTATGAGGTTCTCTTTGAAGTAATGCTTATTGATCCTGCATACGGGTGGTCTGTCCCAGTGAACCTTCAGCTCAAGTTCCCTGATGGAACAGTCCAGCAGCGTAAAGAGAATCTTGAGGAGAAGATCAGGATGAAATGGCTAGAGCTCAAGGTCGGGGAGGTGAAAACCCAGCAGGGGCAGAAGGGAGAGATTGAGATATCAATGTTTGAGTATGATGGTGGGCTGTGGAAGAGAGGGCTACTAATCAAGGGAATCAAGATTCTCCCAAAACAATGA